AACAACGTTGCCGATTTTGTTTAATTATAGTTAATTATAGCATAATCGGTAACAACGTTACCGATTTTGGTTAATTACCGCATGATTAAGCACGCTAATCCAAAATCGAAAACAATGTTTTCGATTACTCTATTTCCGTTTACCGTTCCGTTTCAAACACTAAGACTGTAGCGCGCCCACTGATCTAGGCGTCTACACAAGAATGAAATGGAAATAGTTTATCTTTGACAAAACTTGATCAGGCTTAAGTATATAGAAATTACCCtttacatgatataaaaactcgatattactttttttatatacattattattaggcTAGTATAACTTGATCCACAAGTTATATTACCAATTACCCTTTACAATGATGGGACAACGAAAAATCGATATTTTAAACATTATCTTAAATAACTAACCAAATAAATATAGTATTTAAGAGTGTTAGCTGCTGCGAGGGGTAAACATTATCTTATAACCTTTGTAGATGTTATCCTCTTCATTTCTTTCTTCTTCAGCCACGTCTTTCTCAACACCATTGAAATATTCATCCACACAAGCTGCGAATATTAATCGATCATCCACTTTAATTAGTTAATCGATCATCCACTTCTCGGCAACTGTTTGTTGGAGACCtatttacacacatatatatatatacatataattcttAATTATGATCATTAGCCTAATTGAAATATgtaaatattattttatttataaccTTCTATAGAGTTAGCTAGACCTTCTAGCTTGGCAAGTGTGCTATTGTGCAATTCTTGGCCTGGCCAGTTAGGGAAAATGAGAAGGGACGTTGAAAAGCAAACAGCACATCCAATAGCAATGGAGTAAAAACCTATCATGAGGAATTAAAATTGAGATTGAAAACCTGACAAGTCTCTCATTTCTCTCTAGCTTTCATGGCGATTTAGGGTttttcccttgccattttctgatTTGGAGGGGTTAGGGAGTGAATTAGAGAGCGATTATAGAGATTGGGTGAGAGGATGGCGTCAACGTCAAAGCTTGGCGACGTGCAGGGGAAGACGGCGGAAGTGCCACCTACTTGGGCTTCGCTTTTTGGTGATAATCGATTACGTTGTGAGGGGAATGAACTCTCTTTTGTTCCACCGTCTGTAGTGGATGGTGTTCCGGTGGTCCGTTTCCATTTTGATGAGATTCAGTCGGAGGTGGAGAAGTGGAAGTATACCTTGGTTGGGTCAGTTTACGGCGACGTCCCAAAGTTTGCACGTTTTCAACAGTTTGTTATGAACCCTAGATTGGTTTCAGTGCATCAGATTGAGCAGATTGTGTTCTTGCTCAATTTTGTTTCTCAGGTGGCTCAACATGAGGCGATAGGAGCTAGGCCTCTCACATTTAACAGGCGTCTGTTACTTCTGATGGAATGGCAGCCATCAATGGAGTTCAAACTCATAGAGGTAACTCTTATTCCTATTTGGGTTAAGCTCCCTAAATTGCCTCTTGTGTTTTGGGCTCCAAAGCTATTAAGTCGTGTTGGGAGTGTGCTAAGTAAACTGTTGATGATTGATCAGTGTACGATGAAGCAAACTAGACTGAATTATACACGACTCTTAGTTAAGATAGACATTACTATGAAGTTTCAGAAAACGGTTAATTTAGTTGATGAGAATATGAAGCAGTTTGTACAAGATGTTGAATATGAATGGATGCTTAAACAATGTAGTGTGTGTGGGAAGAAAGGACATCTATCTAAGATCTGTCCTATGAGAGCTCAGCCGGTGGTACGTCCTGGCCATGCAGCAGTTGTGCAGCTTATCGATGTGGCTCAAGATAGCTATAATGGGGAGAGTTCTAAATAGGTGGTTGTGGAGTCTGGTAGCCTGCAAGGTTGTGAGACTGGGGTTCTTGGGATGGTTAGCACTGCTCAATTGTTGTGGGATCGAGCAGTAAACATGGTAATGAATATATGGCTTCTAAAGTGGTTGCTCCTCCGGATGTTATACAAAGTGTTGCTATGGTAGGGATGAATGTACTGGAAAGTGGGGCTGGACCTTCTCATGGGGAGTGGCAAGTGGTTAGAAACTCACGAATGAAG
This genomic window from Rutidosis leptorrhynchoides isolate AG116_Rl617_1_P2 unplaced genomic scaffold, CSIRO_AGI_Rlap_v1 contig150, whole genome shotgun sequence contains:
- the LOC139881399 gene encoding uncharacterized protein → MASTSKLGDVQGKTAEVPPTWASLFGDNRLRCEGNELSFVPPSVVDGVPVVRFHFDEIQSEVEKWKYTLVGSVYGDVPKFARFQQFVMNPRLVSVHQIEQIVFLLNFVSQVAQHEAIGARPLTFNRRLLLLMEWQPSMEFKLIEVTLIPIWVKLPKLPLVFWAPKLLSRVGSVLSKLLMIDQCTMKQTRLNYTRLLVKIDITMKFQKTVNLVDENMKQFVQDVEYEWMLKQCSVCGKKGHLSKICPMRAQPVVRPGHAAVVQLIDVAQDSYNGESSK